Proteins from a single region of Chloroflexota bacterium:
- a CDS encoding CopG family transcriptional regulator — protein sequence MSRHLSVRVGDDLFEQLETQSRRSGQSRSAVAKQLLDEGLRMEQHPGIVFRSGPGGRRPGLIGGPDVWEVVGALRGADGGDIDSLASIGERTGLTADQVGTALRYYADYTDEVAAWIRRVEEEAERAEARWRREQALLGR from the coding sequence ATGAGCCGGCATCTGTCGGTACGCGTGGGCGATGACCTGTTCGAGCAGTTGGAGACCCAGAGCCGGAGAAGCGGGCAGTCACGATCGGCGGTCGCCAAGCAGTTGCTCGATGAGGGCCTGCGCATGGAGCAACATCCCGGGATCGTCTTCCGCTCGGGCCCCGGGGGGCGCCGCCCGGGATTGATCGGCGGTCCGGACGTGTGGGAGGTGGTCGGCGCGCTTCGCGGAGCGGATGGCGGCGATATCGACAGTCTGGCAAGCATTGGCGAGCGGACCGGACTGACCGCCGATCAGGTGGGAACTGCCCTGCGCTACTACGCCGACTACACCGACGAAGTCGCCGCCTGGATTCGGCGAGTCGAGGAAGAGGCTGAACGAGCCGAGGCCCGCTGGCGACGGGAGCAAGCGCTGCTCGGCAGGTGA
- a CDS encoding DUF5615 family PIN-like protein, which yields MKLLLDEMWAPAIAEALRDRGHEVVAVAERRDLRGMSDAAIFDAAQAESWVIVTENVVDYRPLAAAAMRAGRASPALIYTSNRAYPRANRRTAGRLVAALDALLTTRDAVESEHWLE from the coding sequence GTGAAGCTGCTGCTCGACGAGATGTGGGCGCCCGCGATCGCCGAGGCGCTGCGGGACCGCGGGCATGAGGTTGTGGCCGTGGCCGAACGGCGCGACCTTCGAGGCATGTCCGATGCGGCAATCTTCGATGCGGCGCAGGCGGAATCTTGGGTGATCGTGACGGAAAACGTCGTGGACTATCGACCGCTCGCGGCAGCCGCCATGCGCGCCGGTCGTGCCTCGCCGGCGCTCATTTACACCAGCAACCGAGCCTATCCGCGAGCCAATCGGCGGACGGCCGGGCGGCTGGTGGCGGCTCTGGACGCCTTGCTTACGACACGCGACGCGGTCGAGAGCGAGCACTGGCTCGAATAG
- the leuS gene encoding leucine--tRNA ligase: MTVEFSPAEIDPKWRARWAEQDLYRTPEPSDRPTFYCLDFFPYPSGDGISVGHLRNYVPTDVLSRVMRMRGYDVLHPMGWDAFGLPTENAAIETGRHPADLTREWSANYKRQLDLAGASFDWAREINSTHPEYYRWTQWMFLKLYERGLAYRATGMQWWCPICGALANEEVNADGTDWRGHTDISQRELTQWFFKITDYADQLIEDLEGLDWPDETCSAQVNWIGRSEGADVVFTTEAGDEMPVFTTRPDTLFGATFMVLAPEHPLVAEVTTPERADEVTAYVAAAARKAELERVALDDDKTGVFTGGYAVNPVNGERLPIWIADYVLMSYGSGAIMAVPAHDQRDFDFATRYGIEIRTVITPPEWEGEALTEAFLGEGAMVNSGRFNGLPSGEGIRAVTEWLRDQGAGDFAINYKLRDWLISRQRYWGTPIPIVHCDHCGEVPVPEDELPVLLPHLDQIDPQQLGGRAPLDAAEDWVNTACPSCGGAGRRETDTLGGFACSSWYFLRFCSPDQQDQAFDLDAIRRWMPVDLYVGGAEHSVMHLLYARFWTKALRDAGVVDLTEPFKALRHQGILLAQGGWVDEAALRIDSQGGARIGAADGADAYEHPESAQPFRRFPLEARFELTGERAQRNGQALVEFRVTRMSKSWRNVVSPDDVAAAAGGDALRCYVLFIGPFDRTLPWSEQGRVGVSRWLGRVWNVVLDQPVGDTERRRAAYADVEVELRRRLHQTIRRVSQDIDGLKFNTMIAALMEFTNFLVEVGDEELRARPIWTETIETFLVLLAPSAVFMAEELWERTGHTESIHLQPWPEWDPDLAADETFTLVVQVNGKVRDRIEAPVTIDENGARELALASERAQAHLNGRQVRRVFYREGRLINLVVG; this comes from the coding sequence GTGACTGTCGAGTTTTCTCCCGCCGAAATCGATCCCAAATGGCGTGCGCGCTGGGCCGAGCAGGACCTCTACCGCACGCCCGAGCCCTCGGATCGGCCCACGTTTTACTGCCTGGATTTCTTCCCCTATCCCTCGGGGGACGGCATCAGCGTGGGTCACCTGCGCAACTATGTGCCCACGGACGTGCTGTCGCGCGTGATGCGCATGCGGGGCTACGACGTGCTGCACCCCATGGGCTGGGACGCCTTCGGCCTGCCCACCGAGAACGCCGCCATCGAGACCGGGCGCCACCCGGCCGATCTGACGCGCGAGTGGAGCGCCAACTACAAGCGGCAACTGGACCTAGCGGGCGCGTCCTTCGACTGGGCGCGGGAGATCAACTCCACGCATCCCGAGTACTACCGCTGGACCCAGTGGATGTTCCTCAAGCTCTACGAGCGCGGGCTGGCCTATCGCGCCACCGGCATGCAGTGGTGGTGCCCGATCTGCGGCGCGCTGGCGAACGAAGAGGTCAACGCCGACGGCACCGACTGGCGCGGCCACACCGACATCAGCCAGCGCGAGCTGACGCAGTGGTTCTTCAAGATCACCGACTACGCCGACCAGCTGATCGAAGACTTGGAAGGGCTGGATTGGCCTGACGAAACCTGCAGCGCGCAGGTGAACTGGATAGGCCGCAGCGAGGGCGCCGACGTGGTGTTCACCACCGAGGCCGGGGACGAGATGCCGGTCTTCACCACGCGGCCGGACACGCTGTTCGGCGCCACCTTCATGGTTCTGGCGCCGGAGCACCCGCTGGTGGCCGAGGTCACCACGCCGGAGCGCGCCGACGAGGTGACTGCCTACGTGGCCGCCGCGGCGCGGAAGGCCGAGCTGGAGCGGGTGGCGCTGGACGACGACAAGACGGGCGTGTTCACCGGCGGCTACGCGGTCAACCCGGTCAACGGCGAGCGCCTGCCTATCTGGATCGCCGACTACGTGCTGATGTCCTACGGCTCGGGCGCCATCATGGCGGTGCCGGCCCACGACCAGCGCGACTTCGATTTCGCCACGCGCTACGGCATCGAGATCCGCACCGTCATCACTCCCCCCGAATGGGAAGGCGAGGCGCTGACCGAGGCCTTCCTGGGTGAAGGTGCGATGGTCAACTCGGGCCGGTTCAACGGCCTGCCCTCAGGCGAGGGCATCCGTGCCGTCACGGAGTGGCTGCGCGACCAAGGCGCCGGCGATTTCGCCATCAACTACAAGCTGCGCGACTGGCTGATTTCGCGCCAGCGGTACTGGGGCACGCCGATCCCGATCGTGCACTGCGACCACTGCGGCGAGGTCCCCGTGCCGGAAGACGAGCTGCCGGTGCTGCTGCCGCATCTCGACCAGATCGACCCGCAGCAGCTGGGCGGGCGCGCGCCCCTCGATGCCGCCGAGGACTGGGTCAACACCGCCTGCCCGTCCTGCGGCGGCGCGGGGCGGCGCGAAACCGACACCCTGGGCGGCTTTGCCTGCTCGAGCTGGTATTTCCTGCGCTTCTGCAGCCCGGACCAGCAGGACCAGGCCTTCGATCTCGACGCGATCCGGCGCTGGATGCCGGTGGACCTCTACGTCGGCGGGGCCGAGCACAGCGTGATGCACCTGCTCTACGCCCGCTTCTGGACCAAGGCCTTGCGCGACGCCGGAGTGGTGGATCTCACCGAGCCATTCAAGGCCCTGCGCCACCAGGGCATCTTGCTGGCCCAGGGCGGTTGGGTGGACGAGGCCGCCCTGCGGATCGACAGCCAGGGCGGCGCGCGCATCGGCGCGGCCGACGGGGCCGACGCCTACGAGCACCCCGAGTCGGCACAGCCGTTCCGCCGCTTTCCCCTGGAGGCCCGCTTCGAGCTGACCGGCGAGCGCGCGCAGCGCAACGGCCAGGCCTTGGTCGAGTTCCGCGTGACCCGGATGTCCAAGTCCTGGCGCAACGTCGTGTCACCCGACGACGTTGCCGCCGCCGCGGGCGGCGACGCGCTGCGCTGCTACGTCCTGTTCATTGGACCGTTCGATCGCACGCTGCCCTGGAGCGAGCAGGGGCGGGTGGGAGTCTCGCGCTGGCTAGGCCGCGTCTGGAACGTGGTGCTCGACCAGCCGGTGGGCGACACCGAGCGGCGGCGCGCGGCATATGCCGATGTCGAGGTCGAGCTGCGCCGCCGCCTGCACCAGACAATCCGCCGCGTGAGCCAGGACATCGACGGGCTCAAGTTCAACACCATGATCGCGGCGCTGATGGAGTTCACGAACTTCCTGGTCGAGGTGGGCGACGAGGAGCTCCGCGCCCGGCCCATCTGGACCGAGACGATCGAGACCTTCCTGGTGCTGCTGGCGCCCAGCGCGGTGTTCATGGCCGAGGAGCTGTGGGAGCGCACCGGTCACACGGAGAGCATCCACCTGCAGCCCTGGCCGGAGTGGGACCCGGACCTGGCGGCGGATGAGACCTTCACCCTAGTGGTGCAGGTGAACGGCAAGGTGCGCGACCGCATCGAGGCGCCGGTGACCATCGACGAAAACGGCGCGCGCGAACTGGCGCTGGCCAGCGAGCGCGCCCAGGCCCATCTGAACGGCCGCCAAGTGCGCAGGGTCTTTTACCGCGAGGGGCGGTTGATCAACCTGGTGGTCGGATGA
- a CDS encoding HAMP domain-containing sensor histidine kinase, which translates to MRLSLRLVLAFVAVAAVAVGTAALVVGLTTASRFERFASDVRHHEAEHTADRLAAAYERTGDLRKAAREVFSRGQPRGLPLAVVDTEGDLVWGPGGIRSRLAIAAWPATPLVAAGREIGQLHMPQALGPAGPLPIGSDARAVLERAFINETVRSLLIGLAIAVGVALMVGVVIAAGITRPLRRLTAAARGVASGDLRSRSGLAGRDELATVGAAFDDMAAGLQAQEAARRNLFADIAHELRTPVTVIEGNLQAMLDGVYDRSDETLRSTLDRAEGLHRLVEDIRDLSLADVGKLDLSIEQVSLDRVLNDAASAMRSQAQAKGVALESESSPGTTRADEARLRQVLANLLDNAVRHTPSGGAICVRSGTQDEGAGWIEVTDTGEGIPAEDLPHIFDRFYRGTDASGRKTRGSGLGLAIARALIEAMDGRLTATSTPGEGSTFRIELPAAN; encoded by the coding sequence ATGCGGCTGTCGCTGCGGCTGGTGCTGGCCTTCGTGGCGGTGGCGGCGGTGGCCGTGGGCACAGCCGCGCTGGTGGTGGGACTGACGACGGCCAGCCGGTTCGAGAGGTTCGCGTCAGACGTTCGCCACCACGAAGCCGAGCATACGGCCGACCGGCTCGCGGCGGCCTACGAGCGCACGGGCGATCTTCGGAAGGCGGCGCGCGAGGTGTTTTCCCGAGGCCAGCCGCGCGGGTTGCCGCTGGCGGTGGTGGACACCGAGGGCGACTTGGTCTGGGGCCCAGGCGGCATCCGATCCCGCTTGGCCATCGCCGCCTGGCCGGCGACGCCGCTAGTAGCGGCGGGCCGAGAAATCGGCCAGTTGCACATGCCCCAAGCGCTGGGCCCGGCGGGGCCGTTGCCCATCGGATCCGACGCTCGCGCCGTGCTGGAACGAGCCTTCATCAACGAGACGGTGCGGTCGTTGCTGATTGGCCTGGCAATCGCCGTGGGCGTGGCGCTCATGGTCGGTGTTGTCATCGCTGCCGGCATCACCCGGCCGCTGCGGCGGCTGACGGCGGCGGCGCGCGGCGTGGCGTCAGGCGATCTGCGCTCGCGCAGCGGGCTTGCCGGCCGGGACGAACTGGCCACCGTCGGCGCGGCCTTCGACGACATGGCGGCCGGCTTGCAGGCCCAGGAGGCCGCGCGCCGCAACCTGTTTGCCGATATCGCCCACGAGCTGCGCACGCCGGTGACCGTGATCGAGGGCAATCTTCAGGCCATGCTGGACGGCGTCTACGACCGCTCGGACGAGACGCTGCGGTCGACGCTGGACCGCGCCGAGGGGCTGCACCGGTTGGTCGAAGACATTCGCGATCTCTCACTGGCGGACGTAGGCAAGCTGGACCTCTCGATTGAGCAAGTTTCCCTCGATCGCGTGCTCAATGACGCGGCCTCGGCGATGCGGAGCCAGGCGCAGGCCAAAGGCGTGGCACTGGAGTCGGAGTCTTCGCCGGGCACGACCCGGGCCGACGAGGCGCGGCTGCGCCAGGTGCTGGCCAATCTGCTCGACAACGCGGTGCGCCACACGCCGTCGGGCGGCGCGATCTGCGTTCGCTCGGGCACGCAGGACGAAGGGGCCGGCTGGATCGAGGTTACGGATACGGGCGAGGGCATCCCCGCCGAGGACCTGCCGCACATCTTCGACCGGTTCTACCGCGGCACGGACGCCTCGGGCCGCAAGACCCGCGGCAGCGGGCTCGGTCTGGCGATTGCGCGGGCTCTGATCGAGGCCATGGACGGCCGCCTGACGGCGACGAGCACGCCGGGCGAGGGCTCGACGTTTCGGATTGAGTTGCCGGCGGCGAACTAG
- a CDS encoding response regulator transcription factor, translated as MKHQRVLVVDDDPDIRRLVSAYLRREGMEVITAEDGETALMHEATQQPDIVVLDLMLPGIGGLDVLRTIRERGPRPVVLLTARDEVTDRVLGLELGADDYVTKPFHPRELVARVHTILRRAQAEPVAASTRVGSLEIDVDRRQVRRDGNLLALTRTEFDLLATLARADGRVLSRADLLDAVAGPDSITLERSIDSHIRNLRRKVEPDPGEPRYVVTVTGVGYRLGDT; from the coding sequence GTGAAACACCAGCGCGTCCTCGTGGTGGACGACGACCCCGACATTCGCCGCCTGGTGAGCGCCTACCTCCGCCGCGAAGGCATGGAGGTCATCACGGCGGAGGACGGCGAGACCGCCCTGATGCACGAGGCCACGCAGCAGCCCGACATCGTGGTGCTGGATTTGATGCTTCCGGGCATCGGCGGCCTCGACGTGCTGCGCACGATCCGGGAACGCGGACCGCGGCCCGTGGTGCTGCTGACGGCGCGAGATGAGGTGACGGACCGCGTGCTGGGCCTCGAGTTGGGCGCCGACGACTACGTGACGAAGCCGTTTCACCCGCGTGAGCTGGTGGCCCGCGTGCATACGATCCTGCGGCGAGCGCAAGCGGAGCCGGTCGCCGCGTCCACGCGCGTGGGCTCGCTGGAAATCGACGTCGACCGCCGCCAGGTCAGGCGCGACGGAAATCTGCTGGCGCTGACGCGCACCGAATTCGATCTGCTGGCGACGCTGGCGCGTGCCGACGGACGGGTGCTGTCACGCGCGGACCTGTTGGACGCGGTGGCGGGCCCGGACAGCATCACATTGGAGCGCTCGATCGACAGCCACATCCGCAACCTGCGGCGCAAGGTGGAACCCGATCCCGGCGAGCCGCGCTACGTCGTGACCGTCACCGGGGTCGGCTACCGGCTGGGCGACACGTAG